From the Triticum urartu cultivar G1812 chromosome 4, Tu2.1, whole genome shotgun sequence genome, the window CAGAGGCTTTCTTTCTGTGTGCAACAAATGATCAAACGATGATCCCACTAAGCTAAGCAGCAGTGGATCACACCAAGTACAGCAAGCAACAGTAAGCAAGCTCAAAGAAAAACAATGATCGATCGATCCTAGCAAGCTAGAGCACCCGGTCGGAGAGCGACGGGAGGCGGCGGAAGAAGTTGAAGCCGGCGGAGGGCATGTCGCCGCGGAACCTGGGGTGGCGGAGGTAGAAGAAGCCCATGCCCAGCAGCAGCGCCTTGAACGGCACGGCGTAGAGCACCAGCGCGGCCAGCAGGCAGGCCACGGCGAACACCCCCGTCGCGCGCGGGTCGCGCCACGACAGCAGCGCCTCCACGCGCTCCCCCTGCGCGGCCACGTCGCCCAGCAGCGTCTGCGCGCGCCCGGCCACGGCGCGCAGCCGGTCGTAGCGCGCCCGCACCACGTCGGCGGGGCGGGCCGAGGGGAGGCCGTCGAACTCCTCGTCCAGCTCGTCGGGGCTGACGCTGTCGACGTGGGAGAGGCGCGGGTCCATGCCGGCGGGCTGGCGGGGGCGCCAGCGGTAGCGCCAGAGCAGGACGAGGAAGAGGTAGAGGCAGACGGTGGGGAGGATCATCTCCGGGCAGAGCACGACGGCGACGAGCAGCATGTGCACGAGCACGGTGGTGGGCGAGTGCTCCCAGGTGCGCACCCGATGGCCCCACCTGACGGCGGTGGCGACGTGGGAGAGGCAGCCGACGACGCGGAACCAGTTGGCCTTGCTCCGGCGCATGCTCCAGGCGTGCGTGTCCGTGTCCAGCATGTACTGCACCACCTCCGGCCCCAGCGGCGGCTCGGAGCGCGCGAGGCGGCCCGACACGATGCGCATGGCGGTGTGGCGCAGCACGTCCTGCTGCGCCGGGCCCAGCGGCTTGACGTAGTGCATGCGCGGCAGCAGCGGGCTGCCGTACgcctgcatcagcgtgagccagGACGGGCAGGTGAAGCGGATGGCGAGCTCTAGCTCGCCCATCTTGCGCACGCCGATCGGGTGCACCGCCGTGAGCGCGTAGTTGATGGAGTAGACCCGGTTGGTGTCCAGCGTCGAGAGCCGGATGCGGAGCTTGCCGATGCGGGCGTCCTTTGGCGGCGGCTTCCCGGCGTCCACCATCTTGTACCTGGCGTTGTCGAAGACGGCGATGGAGAGCACGGTGCAGGGGTCGAAGACGTCCCAGGCGTACTGCTCGTTCCAGCGCGGGTTGAACTGGTCGAGGATGGTGCGCGTGCGCGCCCACTTTGGGCCGTACTTGAGCACCACGTACGCGTCGGTGGAGCCGCTGGCGCCGTCCTTGGCGATCTTCATGGGCACCAGGTTGGACGCGCCGCGGACGCCCACCTCCAGCATGCCCACCGGCGGCTTGGACAGCTGCTTGGACGCGGCGCGCACGTCGCTGGCCACGTTCGCCGCCTCGTCCAGCACGTGGTAGCCGCCCTCCAGGCAGACGCGGACGTGCACCCGGCCGGCGTAGGGCCGGGCCTCGTCGCCGCACAGGTTGAGCCAGCGCGAGGGCGGCTCGACCCGGTCGTCGGAGCGGCGGTGCACGGTGGAGAGCGGCACGCGCGCCTGCCCGACCGGCTGCCCGGAGAAGACGTCCTCCACGGCGACGGTAAGGAAAGGGTCGAAGGGCTCGGCGGCGACGAAGAGCAGGTCCTCGTTCCAGCTCGGGTTGGACGccccggcggcggcgctgccgaGCGCGATGCGGCCGGTCTTGAACACCTGCGCGCCGAGCTGCGCCTTGACGTACAGCTCCGGGAACGTGGGCCCGAACTGCTGCTTGGCCTTGGCGGCGTCCGGCGGCGACGGCAGGCGCAGGTCCTGCGCCTGGATGACGCTGAGCCGGAGGTACCACAGCTTGGGGGATAGGTACGCCTTGGAGCGGGTGTGCACCAGGTTGCCGCCGGAGTCGGACTGCCACGCTTCCTGGAACGCCTCGTCGACCTGCGTGCCGACCCACACGGCGAGCATCACGTCGCACGCCGGGGCGCCGTCCTCCGCGTGCCCCTCCAGGGTGTACCACTGCGGCGCGAGCGCGCTGTCCGGCGGCGACCGCTTGGGCACCTCCTGCAGGTCGAAGGAGACGAAGCCGAGGTGCGCGTCCGGCGGGGCGGCCTCGCCCTCCTTCTCCGGCTTCTTGGCTTCCTCGTGCACGGTGACCTCCAGCGAGGAGGCGGTGAGGCTGGCCTTGTGGAACGCGAAGACCTGGTCCCACTCGCCGGCGTGCGTGGCGGCTCGGGTCCGCACGGCGTGGGCGCCGATGCAGAGCTGCGCGTACAGCGGCTGCGGCTGCTTGTCGCCACCGTCTTGACTCTTCTTGGCCTTGAGGAGCCGGACGAACAGGTAAGGCACGCGATCCACCAGGTCGTACGACGCGCTGCCGCCGCCCGAGGAGGCCATGCTCCGCTCGGCTGCCGTCTGGGGGAGGATCTCGAGGTCGCCGGCGACCCCGGCCGTGGCCAGCTGCATCTTGGACGGCGATGGCGGCGGGGCCTTGGACGGGGAAGGAGGCACCGCCACCTCCTTCTTGCCCTCCTCCTTGGGCTTGTCGCCgtccttcttcttccccttctccGGCGACTTCTTCTTGCCCGCGTCCTctgccttcttctcctctggttTGGCGTCCTCCGCCTTCTTCTCTTCCGCGGGCGGCGCAGCGTCCGGCTTCTTCTCGTCGGCAGCGgcaggagcagcagcagcagcttcgGCGGGCTCCTTCTTGTCCGCAGGGGCGGCATCATCGGCCTTCTTCTCCCCCTCGGGCGCGGGGGCAGGGGCAGCAGGGGCGGGCGGCGGGTCGTCGACGACCCAAATCTTGAGGCCGATCTCGCCCTTGATCTGCGAGAAGACGCTGCGCTTCTCGAGCGGGTAGTAGACGAGCGCCTCGTCCCCGGCCCgggcgaaggaggcggcggcgacctTGACCTTGCCGAGGAAGGTGCCGCCGCGGCGGCCGGAGCCGGCGACGGCCTTCTTGTCGTTGTAGACGTTGAGCTCGAGCGTGTCGGCCATGGCGCCCGGGTGGTGGACGGGGAACTCGAGGCGCTCGCCCCAGTGCGGGTTGAGGTCCCGCGGGCGCGTGGCGGTGCGGCGGCGCTGGCCGTCGAAGTCGACGACGGCGTAGGCGCACGCCGTGCCCTGGCCGTCCTTGGGCATCAGGTTCCGCGCGTTGCACACCTCCACCAccacccgccgccgcgccccctCCTCCATCTCCACCATGGCTGGAGCAAGCAGAGCTTGGCCTCCCCTCGCCGGGATCCGATCCTGGAAGCTTCTTGGGAGCGGAAAGTGATTAAAGGCCACGGGGGTCGATCGAATCTGGGAGAAATCTGTGGGTGAGAGCGATGGAGGGGATGGGGATATGACCGTTGGAGGGAGGGAGGTTGACGGCGGGGAGCGGACGGTGACTGACTGGAGAGGGAGGCGGGGTGGCGCCGGGGGTTTAAAAGGGAGGAGGCAACGGCCGGGAGAGGTGGGGCCGGGGCCACGTAGGACGGGGGTGGACGCCACGTGGAGCGGTGCCACGGAGCCTTGTCCGGTAGTAACAGCGGCCAACGGCATTGACGCGACACGGCCGGAAATGGCGGCGACCAAACCCCCGGCCGGTTTCTCCTCTGCTTTTATGTTTTTTAAGTACTTATTTGACAATTTTTCATGTGTTTGTGTTTGACTTGGTGAGCCTAGGATcttcatggaacaatcaaaaagaTAAAAAGACAGCAACAAAAAATAGATACGAAAACCCTATTCTTACATGAAGCATACCGGGATTGCTAAATCTCAATCGAACCAAGCCTCAACCAATGTTATTCGTACGTGAAGATTTGTGTAAAATTTCCactttatttttcttcttcttttttatatGTTCTATCACTTGACTAAGAATTGGTTAAATCTCAATCAGCTGAGATCTAGTTACACCCAGAGAATATATCAAATCTTCAGGTACTAGTGTTTCTTGATCGGCAACTACTCCCTTGATTTAGCTAATCGCCATCAGAATGAACTAATATGTAAAAGAAATTGCAGAACCTGTCTCGTACGAATATCATTGTCAACTAAACAAATCGATCCCGAGAGTAACAATATGCTCGGATAAAACAACCCCCAATCGAAAACTACACGGTTGAAAACAAACATGAGGAAAACAGAGTTTCAAttagaaaaagagagaaaagtGTACATTTACATGATTTCTCTAAACAGCACATGTATATTTAAACGAGCACCTCACGCCACCAATTATGATATAACTTGGTACGCTTTTCGTCATCGAACAAGATGGTCGTCGAGGCATggactaagagcatctccaacagccgcgctaaACTAGCGTCGCGCCGCAAATTAGGCCGTTTTAGCGCGCGCGCAACGCGGCGGGTCGCTCCAGCGGGCGCGCAAAAACGGCGCGCGCGCTATAACGGGTTGGGCGCGCGATCGAAAACACTTAGCCGCGCGATGTATTTCGGGCGCCCGCTGCAGCGCGCGGCACACTCCAGCGCTCGCGCCCGCACTTCCTCTCCCACTTCCACCCCCCGTCCggtcgcgccgccgccgccgccgcccgtgcccCCGGCGACCGTTCAGGCTTCCCCGGCCTATCCCCGCGCGCCCGCGCTTCCGCCCCATCCCCTCCTAGTCCCACCGGCCCTCGCGCGCCTCCGTCGTCCGAGGAACAGCGCCCGAGCGCTCGCTGCCGCGCCGCGCCCGCAAGGTGTTTGACAAAACGCCTACAAGGTATGTATTGCTCAAACTTCATGAATTTGATGCATGTTTTGAATTGTAGTTTTTATAGTATTGTATTGAACATTGTAGATGAGTTCGTCGTATGATTCTTCCGAAGAAGAATttgatattgaagaggaagaagatCTTGCAATGATCCTAGCTATGCATATAAAAAAAACCGAAGCACGGTGGTTCGGTTATGGGTCGGCAGAAAATTTGGAGGGACAGGATCGATGCCCACAACAGATTGATCAGGCATTATTTTGCGGAGAATCCCATATACCCCGAGTCATATTTTCGTCGCCGTTTTAGGATGAGCACCAAGTTGTTCAGGCGCATTGTAGAGAAACTAGCGAGCCATGACCGTTTTTTTCAGCAAAGGAGGAATGCCGCCGGAGAGCTCGGGCATAGCACCTTTCAGAAGGTGACAGCCGCTTTGCGTATGTTGGCATACGGTATACCGGTTGATCTTGTTGATGATCACTTGGCTATGGGTGAGAGCCAAGCCATCATGTGTGTCAAGCGCTTTGCAGAGGGAATTATGCAAGTGTTTGGCGAGGAGTATTTGAGATCTCCCAATGCTGAAGACGTCGCAAGGCTATTGGCGATGAACAAAGCTCGCGGTTTTCCTGGCATGCTTGGCTCAATAGATTGTATGCATTGGAGTTGGAAGAATTGTCCAAAGGCATGGCATGGGCAATTCCACGGCCAAAAAAAGGGTTCCACTATAATCCTTGAAGCGGTGGCCGATCAGGAGGCTTGGATTTGGCATGCATTCTTTGGAATGCCTGGATCTTTGAATGACATCAATGTTGTCAACCGGTCACCACTGATGAATAAGATTGCAAACGGTGAGTTGCCACCGGTGCAGTTTGCAGCAAATGGCCGTACGTACAACTATGGCTATTATCTAGCGGATGGCATCTATCCAAAGTGGCAAACCTTCGTGAAGCCGTTGAAAAAGCCGGAAGGTAAGAAAAATCTTGACTTCCACAATACTCATGCGGCGGCTAGAAAAGATGTGGAGAGAGCATTTGGGATTTTGCAAGCCCAATTTGCTATTGTGAGAGGACCGGCTAGATTTTGGGATCAAAAAATGTTTTGGTACATCATGcacgcttgtgtgatcatgcacaacatgatcatcgagaatgAGCGTGGCCAAGATTTAGACTACTCACAGTATGAGCTATTGGGATATCCGGTGCGAGTGCGACGGAGGGCTGAAAGGATAGCCCGTTTTATTGCCTCCTATCATGCCATTCGGCGTCAAGCAACGCACAATGAACTTCAGAATGATTTGATTGAAGAGTGGTGGGCATGGCATGGACGACAAAGAGCATGATGATATCTGCATTCGACATTGTATTGTTCATGAACTATTTGTTGTGTTTATTGCATTTGTTGTACTGAATGATAAACTATTTGTTTGAGTTGTAATGATAACGAAATTAAACTATTTATTGTTGATTTATTTTGTTTGTTTCATCATTTTTGCTCATGTATATGTGGTTTGTGCGGCGCGCGCGCTGTATTTTTGCGCTCTGCTGGAGCGGCGCGCGCGCGCTGCATTATAGCGCGGCTGCTGGAGCCAGCGCAGGCGGGCGCGCAAAACCAGCCGAAGCGCGAGCGGCAAACAGGTTTTTTAcgcgcggctgttggagatgctctaaacaCACATCAAGTCACGTTGCAAGGCAGCTCAGGGCCACGCTACAGTGGCCAACCAACCAAGGATTGTTCCGTTGGAGCCACGTCCATTTTTCATATAAAGAGCTTTGCAAAACCGGTCGATGTCCATGATGACATTGACCATCAAGCTTCTTCCCAAGTGCAATTTTCCAGTTCAGGTTGGAATTGTGCAATGGAATGCTCGCCCTTCCAGGCGAACACTCGAGACATTTTAGAGGGGTGGTAGGTTTACTTGGCCAACCATAGAAATGTTTGACTTTTAATTAAAGAACTAACCTACATTGGAATGGAGTGAATAATAGAGGAACTCTTGATGGAAAAGGCAATTGTCACTTTTGATGAATATCACAAATTAAACCGTCCTATGATCGCCACTGCTAAAAGGGTATGCCCGCGTCCATCCAAGTGAATTAACCCTCAATCGATTTTTAAAGGGCCCAGTGGTTTGCTGGGTCAACCATACGAAATTTGACTTTTGAGAGAGGGAGTTTGATGAGACTTTAGTAATTCTCATCCAGATGAGATTTAAATCCGTTCGAGAAGACCAATATACTCCATCCGTTCTAAATAAATGTCGCTGGTTTAATATAAGTTTAGTACAAAGTTGCAATAAGCCATCAGCACTTATTTTGGAATAGAAGGGGTACGTTAGAAAGGAGCGGGTAATATGTTGATCGATCAAATGCACATCCTAATTAACGGGGGCGTGGGCGTGAAGTTTTTTCCGCGGATTATCATGTTGTGCACAACAGCACAATTTGTAACACAGCTAAGATGTGTGCATCGCATAGGTTAGGTGGTCAATGTTATGTTTCGCACACCAATCATTCCATCCAAAAGTTGTACCAACCCATGGTGCCCAAGTGCCCAGCATACTTGTCCTCAATGGCACTCGAAAAGGCAGGCAATGCCACATGGAGCCCAAGCGCCCAACGTGCGTACTACGTGTCAATGACACTCGATCTCCAGCGCCCAGGTTAATTAGCTAGCCGTCCAGGACTCGAGGTCCATCCAGGTGGTAGCCCCGGTGCGGTTGAAAAGGCATTGCCACCTTTGCCGAATATCGCCAATTAAACGGCCCTATCCCTCGCCACTGCCAAAAGTTGCGTGCATGTAATGTAATGTACCGCAGCGCAGAGGTATAATAAACTCGTTGTCACCTTCGTTCAAATGGCTCCCGGCAACACCCACTATGCGGTCGGTGGCGGCTATCTATCCTGAATCCTGCAGCCTCGCAACGTCTATCTATCGACTTGAGGCACGGGGGGCGCACGAGCGCAGGCGACCCAGTTATCCGCTGCCGCAACAGCGTACGGACGCACCGGTCGCAACGTGTGCACCAGTGCCGTGCAGCACTGGGCACTGGAGCTGCGAGTGACTGAAATGATACGTGTACTGTGCACCTACCTGCACGGTATGGATCCGGATGGAATATACCACATACCAAAAGGCACGAGCGCGTTGTGCAGCTTGGAGACCTCTTCGTAATTTTATTATCTTTTTTCTTTTGCGGGGAAGAAAATATATATGCATGGGGCCGGCACCTGcatcatgttgcatgcatgcTGCTGAGTCACCGGCTCGTGCATGTGCATGCCGCAACCGCCTCCGGTTTGGATCTGCCCAACACATGTCTGGTGCGTGCCTGTGCATGCATGGCTTGTGGCCTTGTGCACAAGCTCATTCGATCATGGCCACCAGCTTTGCTTAAACAAATCGTCTTCTTGTTAATCaatcattattattattacttGCGACTGTTTGAGCCTAATTAAGCCCATGTTGTTTTGTCTGGGCTGGATCAGTTAGCTCACCCTCGATGATCGATCTCATCTCACCGTCGTTTTGTTTGTTGTACGTATAGTATAGTAGTACAATGCCGTACAAGCTGCACAGTGGACACGTACGCACATGTGCTACTACG encodes:
- the LOC125550184 gene encoding FT-interacting protein 3-like — protein: MVEMEEGARRRVVVEVCNARNLMPKDGQGTACAYAVVDFDGQRRRTATRPRDLNPHWGERLEFPVHHPGAMADTLELNVYNDKKAVAGSGRRGGTFLGKVKVAAASFARAGDEALVYYPLEKRSVFSQIKGEIGLKIWVVDDPPPAPAAPAPAPEGEKKADDAAPADKKEPAEAAAAAPAAADEKKPDAAPPAEEKKAEDAKPEEKKAEDAGKKKSPEKGKKKDGDKPKEEGKKEVAVPPSPSKAPPPSPSKMQLATAGVAGDLEILPQTAAERSMASSGGGSASYDLVDRVPYLFVRLLKAKKSQDGGDKQPQPLYAQLCIGAHAVRTRAATHAGEWDQVFAFHKASLTASSLEVTVHEEAKKPEKEGEAAPPDAHLGFVSFDLQEVPKRSPPDSALAPQWYTLEGHAEDGAPACDVMLAVWVGTQVDEAFQEAWQSDSGGNLVHTRSKAYLSPKLWYLRLSVIQAQDLRLPSPPDAAKAKQQFGPTFPELYVKAQLGAQVFKTGRIALGSAAAGASNPSWNEDLLFVAAEPFDPFLTVAVEDVFSGQPVGQARVPLSTVHRRSDDRVEPPSRWLNLCGDEARPYAGRVHVRVCLEGGYHVLDEAANVASDVRAASKQLSKPPVGMLEVGVRGASNLVPMKIAKDGASGSTDAYVVLKYGPKWARTRTILDQFNPRWNEQYAWDVFDPCTVLSIAVFDNARYKMVDAGKPPPKDARIGKLRIRLSTLDTNRVYSINYALTAVHPIGVRKMGELELAIRFTCPSWLTLMQAYGSPLLPRMHYVKPLGPAQQDVLRHTAMRIVSGRLARSEPPLGPEVVQYMLDTDTHAWSMRRSKANWFRVVGCLSHVATAVRWGHRVRTWEHSPTTVLVHMLLVAVVLCPEMILPTVCLYLFLVLLWRYRWRPRQPAGMDPRLSHVDSVSPDELDEEFDGLPSARPADVVRARYDRLRAVAGRAQTLLGDVAAQGERVEALLSWRDPRATGVFAVACLLAALVLYAVPFKALLLGMGFFYLRHPRFRGDMPSAGFNFFRRLPSLSDRVL